In the Thermus antranikianii DSM 12462 genome, GCTGGAGAAGATGCTTCAGGAGCGGTATGCCCCCCGTACACAGACTCTTACACATAACTCTTGACACGACCCGTGGGGGTGGAGGTGGCAGGGCTTTACTGGCACTTCGTGGATTTGGTCTGGGTTTTCATCTTTGCCTTCTTTTACCTGTTCTAGGAGGCAGCATGAACCACGGCACGGAGATCCA is a window encoding:
- a CDS encoding cytochrome c oxidase subunit 3, coding for MTRPVGVEVAGLYWHFVDLVWVFIFAFFYLF